gtttgtgtgtttgcgtgaacaGTCCTGCAATCTAGTGTACTTGAATTaactattgtcatgttcaaatgatttactTTGGTAGACCGCAGGAAAAGCGATGTGTGGTGACACCCAATGGAATGCAGCAAGAGAGACTTCAAAGCGGGCCAACAATTTGGATGAAGAAGGTGTGGAATTTGCTGTGTGTAGACATGGATTTCTTCTCAAAGGTTGGTATGGGTCTGATTAAgtagtagtaaaaaaataaaataatatatatttatattatgatCTAAATCTTCTTTCATGTGCATTGTGCTTTTTTTAAAGGTCTGAATATGTATAGAGGAGAAATCTTTGCATATCCAATGTTTCTCCAAAAAGAGTTCCAGAGTGCTACATTTTTGGCCATGGATGTGACCTGCCGATATGTGCCATACTTGACAAAAGTGTCAGAGGCCCTGACGCATCTTCAACCCCTTCAGGAAATGAGGCATTGCTTGTCTGTGATGCATGCCAAAGCCCACAATACAAAATGCGAGGTGATGCTTTTAGCTACTTGACCGTACATTTTAGAGTATGATGTGGCAAACTGAGTGTAAAATGCCATAATAAATGACAATAGCCATACCACAGTGGTCTGGACTGACCCATACAACAACCTAGGAGTGTGTTTAAAGTTTTTCTGTAGCCCCTAAGTGCTGCCCTCTAAAGTTGGTAATCTCAGGATATGCTTCAATAACATGTGTCCACACCGCTTTACACATTATCTTCTTCCTGTAGATTCTGTGGACTGCAAGGAACCAGGAGGGCGCCGGCACCACTCTCGGTGAAGAAGTAGAGCAAGTGAATAGTTTTCTCTCCAGATGTGCCCTTACCACCAAGTATATGGCCAAGTCAGGTTTGTAAGCTTATTTCCCCCTGCCAGCCTGCAAATGTACTTGTTTTACAAAATTGTattgtgattttgttttgttcttcacAGTAAGAACTGACATGCTGACTGTCCATGCTATGGGGTGGAATGAACGGAAAGAGAATGGCCTCCATATAGCCTTGTCTTCTAGATTCAAGAAGGTGTGTTCACATACTGAAGATGATTAACTTTTTAAAGCAGTTACATATAAACGTAACTTTTACTTATTATACCCAAAATGCATCAGGTTGTTATAGTACCCCCTAGTAGAAATTGTAGTGGTACAGGACCTCTGGTAGTTTTAAAGACCTTCTGTATTGCTGTTTTCAGACAGTAGAGAAGACTGTGGATGTAGCTGAGAGCCTGAAGACAATGCAGGAGCAGTTGCATTGCTGTGATGACATGCTGAAACAATGGGTTGTTGATGTCAAGCAGTGGGCCAGTAGCAGTAAGAAAAATACTTAATTCATAAACACTCTCAGTCACTTGGTTGTAATATCTGCATATCTGTAGCTTAAATgttaaaagtgtatttattttatctctAATCAAGGAAGCACAGCACCTGGTCCTGTTGATGCTCAAAGTTTGCAGATCACAATCGAAGCACTCTTTGTGAGCATTTGTCAGAAAAAGCACTACCTTTACAGACAAAATGGTATGTATAGTGTAAACATAACTAATGCAGATAAATCTTAGGCTATACTGATATCTTCATTACCATGGCAGCTCTTTTTATgtactattgtttttactgtatttgCAGATCGCAACAAAAGGCGACAGAAAATAACTCAAAAGATAGCCCAGGAAAAGAAACGGTTGCTGGAAGACATCCAGAGATACAACCAACAGCCTGATGGTGACCCTGTGGACACAGAGTTAGTTGTGCAGAAACTCTCTAACAAAGCTGCAGAGAGCATGATCTGGCCTTGGCAGGAACAGAACACAGGTGTTGCATCAAGATTTAACTTAAGTATGCATAAAAAATGTCATCAAATTAGTTTattaatgtcaaatgtttttattccttGACAGACGGTGTGGACATCCTTACAAAGAAGAAGCTCTTTGACCACGTAATGCTTGCCTCACGACTAAAAGAGGAAAAGCAGATCCTTGTGAAGGAGATGCTGCAGCACTGCCAGTACCTCAAGGACTCAGTGGCAAAGGTCCAGACACTGATGGGCACTGTTTTAgtgagcacacagacaggaagtaagtgTAAATCAAATGATCTGGCTACATGCATTTTCAAATTTATAGGTCAAACTATTTAAGTGGAAACCAATCCTGCAAGTATAGTCTTCGGTAAATTCATTTCAACATAAATTAACAACATTTCCAGGCTTGCCAAATGGATTAaccgaggaggggtccaagggccTCATCAGTGCACTAAAAAGAAGACTGCAAGACCTGAGACTCAAACAGCAGACCATAGCAGGCACCTACAGATGCACTCTCAAACCAAGTAACAggctggtggaagaggaggacagggaaatggAAGAAGACATGGACTGGCAACGTGGCAACAGCTCGGATGATGatagtgatgaggaggaggatgcagagaattgAATTCAAGTCACTTGGATCTGAATCACTCAGTCACAGCTGTAATCGCCTGAGACCTAACTtgatatactgtaatgtatactgtgtgttctctccctttGATCTTTACCTGTAATGGCCCAGGCGAGTCAATTGCAACAAAGGCTGCCTCCAGAGCATGACtgcagcagagcacagagcattaTTTGTAAATGAGTGATAGAACATAACACTTAACTTATAACATGGGTGAGTTGGTGACCAAGCTAACGTTTTcgggtttttgttttagattcactgttaggtaagggagcgtgctggctccgccttcccattgcggggagggccagcggctcccaggttttggttttattttcactaactc
The sequence above is a segment of the Hypomesus transpacificus isolate Combined female chromosome 26, fHypTra1, whole genome shotgun sequence genome. Coding sequences within it:
- the LOC124487474 gene encoding uncharacterized protein LOC124487474, coding for MMSDLQLMELEDELKSVDTFLEHLKTEETEKNRQKTKTTSPKPVHWKKRDHNGDIVHQRPRALRKQSTSQRPDEGRHVSSSPPLDHGQHLDHDLNMRQLEDLLQDSENMESQDFVQQPPLSSWSQRQKEVQQCWQQARPQNLDNLLSAENIVQMTCNHCHVKEAVIRCGECMPSEWFCAECDGSVHKHHTLHNRQTIMDGFFKYIPPTEAVTLCDTGKYSICEQDCFLPTALPQRICSCDTADAAVSDLFHSFEAMNTAAPGMSRQAFTAMLDQRTKQYGRTGKVNADAFQRSFLQFVYCNYEENQLLGKEPLVCPACSPEMVAVSVDGNRKLYRFQKTNQSEEPGFFDGVFLARDSEVSSFVEEVRGTVKSTAGKAMCGDTQWNAARETSKRANNLDEEGVEFAVCRHGFLLKGLNMYRGEIFAYPMFLQKEFQSATFLAMDVTCRYVPYLTKVSEALTHLQPLQEMRHCLSVMHAKAHNTKCEILWTARNQEGAGTTLGEEVEQVNSFLSRCALTTKYMAKSVRTDMLTVHAMGWNERKENGLHIALSSRFKKTVEKTVDVAESLKTMQEQLHCCDDMLKQWVVDVKQWASSRSTAPGPVDAQSLQITIEALFVSICQKKHYLYRQNDRNKRRQKITQKIAQEKKRLLEDIQRYNQQPDGDPVDTELVVQKLSNKAAESMIWPWQEQNTDGVDILTKKKLFDHVMLASRLKEEKQILVKEMLQHCQYLKDSVAKVQTLMGTVLVSTQTGSLPNGLTEEGSKGLISALKRRLQDLRLKQQTIAGTYRCTLKPSNRLVEEEDREMEEDMDWQRGNSSDDDSDEEEDAEN